A genomic region of Chlorobaculum parvum NCIB 8327 contains the following coding sequences:
- a CDS encoding DUF4136 domain-containing protein, producing MKHSFWIFSIFSLLMLAGCSSYTVVSDYDRLMPFYDYKTYRWTDQARPGAEDDILVSNPLVYKRIKTDVDRELAAKGFILKERGPVDFTIYAHAGIRERVVVGPPPSGFIYHSGYYRGWRRGGYAAFWYDPYGAWPNVRYFEEGTLIIDIFNSTSNDIAWRGVARGILKDYRSAESLHRDIDEVVGKIMAQFPPVVK from the coding sequence ATGAAACACTCATTCTGGATTTTTTCGATTTTCAGCCTGCTGATGCTTGCGGGCTGCTCGTCGTACACGGTGGTCAGCGACTACGACCGCTTGATGCCGTTCTACGATTACAAAACCTACCGCTGGACGGATCAGGCTCGCCCGGGGGCAGAGGACGACATTCTGGTGAGCAATCCTTTGGTCTACAAACGAATCAAGACGGATGTGGACCGTGAACTCGCGGCCAAAGGCTTTATCCTCAAAGAGAGAGGGCCGGTCGATTTCACCATCTACGCCCATGCCGGCATCAGAGAGCGGGTCGTCGTCGGGCCACCACCTTCCGGCTTCATCTATCACAGTGGTTACTATCGGGGCTGGCGGCGCGGAGGTTATGCCGCATTCTGGTACGATCCGTACGGTGCCTGGCCAAACGTACGTTACTTTGAAGAGGGCACACTCATCATCGACATCTTCAACAGCACCAGCAACGACATCGCCTGGCGAGGAGTAGCGCGAGGCATTCTGAAGGACTATCGTTCAGCCGAAAGCCTGCACCGCGACATCGACGAAGTGGTTGGGAAAATCATGGCCCAGTTCCCGCCGGTGGTGAAATAA
- a CDS encoding transposase, which translates to MTGKNENTGNRRSIRLRNYDYAQSGWYFVTICINERRCLFGNITDDVMQLNDAGAMTRRWFNELENKFSNLQCDEFVCMPNHIHFIVANTGKPEHQQTVGADLCVRPSPSESTQKGDPDISGSPLRNIVQWYKTMTTNEYIRGVKHNRWEAFSKRLWQRNYWEHVIRSEKDLCEIREYICNNPIRWSTDELYIPKR; encoded by the coding sequence ATGACCGGAAAAAACGAAAATACAGGAAACCGCCGAAGCATTCGACTCAGGAATTATGATTATGCTCAGAGCGGATGGTATTTCGTAACAATCTGTATAAACGAACGCCGCTGTCTGTTCGGCAACATCACTGACGATGTCATGCAATTGAACGATGCCGGAGCTATGACTCGTCGATGGTTTAACGAACTGGAAAATAAATTCTCAAATTTACAATGCGATGAATTTGTCTGTATGCCTAACCATATTCATTTCATCGTTGCCAACACTGGTAAACCAGAGCATCAACAAACCGTAGGGGCGGACCTATGTGTCCGCCCTTCCCCATCTGAATCAACACAAAAGGGTGATCCTGACATTTCGGGATCACCCCTACGGAATATTGTGCAATGGTATAAAACCATGACAACAAACGAGTATATCCGTGGAGTAAAACATAATCGATGGGAAGCATTCAGTAAACGTTTATGGCAACGCAATTATTGGGAGCATGTGATTCGCAGCGAAAAGGATCTCTGCGAAATCCGTGAATACATTTGCAACAATCCTATCAGATGGTCGACGGATGAGCTGTATATCCCGAAGCGATAA
- the hisF gene encoding imidazole glycerol phosphate synthase subunit HisF: MLAKRIIPCLDVRDGRVVKGINFEGLRDAGSILEQARFYNNEMADELVFLDISASIESRRTTLEEVLKVSGEVFIPLTVGGGISSVERARDAFLHGADKVSVNTAAVNDPVLISRIAERFGSQAVVVAIDVKKVNGEYIVHTHSGKTPTQYEALEWAHRVQELGAGEILLTSMDRDGTQEGYDNEILKRISTSVHIPVIASGGAGNLEHLYEGFTKGHADAALAASIFHFRTYSIREAKEYLRDKGIAVRL, translated from the coding sequence ATGTTAGCCAAACGAATCATCCCCTGCCTCGACGTCCGCGACGGACGGGTTGTGAAAGGAATCAATTTCGAAGGTCTCCGTGACGCGGGTTCGATTCTCGAACAGGCCCGGTTTTACAACAATGAAATGGCCGACGAACTGGTCTTTCTCGATATTTCCGCATCCATCGAATCGAGAAGGACAACGCTTGAGGAGGTGCTGAAAGTTTCAGGCGAGGTGTTCATTCCACTGACGGTCGGCGGAGGCATCAGCTCGGTCGAGCGGGCGCGCGACGCCTTTTTGCACGGTGCAGACAAGGTGTCGGTCAATACCGCTGCGGTGAACGATCCAGTGCTGATTTCGCGCATCGCCGAGCGCTTCGGCTCGCAGGCTGTAGTGGTGGCGATTGACGTCAAGAAGGTGAATGGTGAGTACATCGTGCACACCCATTCAGGCAAAACGCCGACGCAGTACGAGGCGCTGGAGTGGGCACACCGGGTGCAGGAGCTTGGCGCGGGGGAAATTCTCTTGACCAGCATGGATCGCGACGGCACGCAGGAGGGCTACGACAACGAGATTCTCAAACGCATCTCGACCTCGGTGCACATTCCGGTGATCGCTTCAGGCGGCGCGGGCAACCTCGAACATCTTTACGAAGGTTTCACCAAAGGCCACGCCGATGCGGCGCTTGCGGCTTCGATCTTCCACTTCCGCACCTACTCCATCAGAGAGGCAAAAGAGTACCTTCGCGACAAGGGTATTGCGGTCAGGCTTTGA
- a CDS encoding acetate/propionate family kinase, translating into MKPKPVITILAVNTGSSSIKFSLYESGQTEELLFSGSLTRIGLTDATFSVNDPQGRYIDCEKVEAADHAAACRHVFSWLTQHGPGMPDAVGHRVVHGGPRHTAPEKVTPELIDSVTELVPYAPEHLPQALNAIRYATTELPGVFQVACFDTAFHSTMPPLAKLCPIPEQFRKQGVQRYGFHGLSYQYILSQLEADGDPLARKGRVIIAHLGHGASMAAVLDGQSVETTMGFSPAGGLVMSTRTGDLDPGVVLFLLQQGHLDSDGLRDMVNKKSGLLGVSGVSDDMRDLLDAEAENPQAHLAAELFCYSARKHIGALTAALGGLDMIVFTGGIGLHSPEIRERICAGLGFLGVMVDPEKNLKPAGVISTDSSRVVVKVMETNEEVMIVRQTRRVLEGR; encoded by the coding sequence ATGAAACCCAAGCCTGTGATTACGATTCTTGCCGTCAATACCGGTTCGTCGAGCATCAAGTTTTCACTCTACGAGAGCGGGCAGACCGAGGAGTTGCTGTTTTCCGGTTCGCTGACGCGGATCGGGTTGACTGATGCCACTTTTTCGGTCAATGATCCGCAGGGTCGGTACATCGATTGCGAGAAAGTCGAGGCGGCAGATCACGCGGCAGCGTGCCGGCATGTGTTCTCGTGGCTCACGCAGCACGGCCCCGGTATGCCGGACGCGGTGGGGCACCGGGTTGTGCACGGCGGGCCGCGCCACACCGCGCCCGAAAAGGTGACGCCCGAGCTGATCGATTCCGTCACCGAACTCGTCCCCTATGCTCCCGAGCATCTGCCGCAGGCTCTGAACGCTATCCGTTACGCCACTACCGAGCTGCCGGGCGTGTTCCAGGTCGCCTGCTTCGATACCGCCTTCCACAGTACGATGCCTCCGCTGGCGAAGCTCTGTCCCATTCCTGAACAGTTTCGGAAACAGGGCGTGCAGCGCTACGGTTTTCATGGCCTTTCCTACCAGTACATCCTCAGCCAACTGGAAGCCGACGGCGATCCACTCGCCCGCAAGGGGCGTGTCATCATCGCGCATCTTGGCCACGGGGCGAGCATGGCGGCGGTGCTGGACGGGCAGAGCGTCGAGACGACGATGGGCTTTTCGCCTGCGGGTGGCCTCGTCATGAGCACGCGCACGGGCGATCTCGATCCCGGCGTGGTGCTGTTCCTGTTGCAGCAGGGGCATCTCGATTCGGACGGGCTTCGGGACATGGTGAACAAAAAGTCGGGTCTCCTCGGTGTTTCAGGCGTGAGCGACGACATGCGCGATCTTCTCGACGCCGAAGCGGAAAATCCGCAGGCGCATCTGGCCGCGGAGCTGTTCTGCTACTCCGCCCGCAAGCACATTGGCGCGCTCACGGCGGCGCTCGGCGGGCTCGACATGATTGTCTTCACCGGCGGCATCGGCTTGCACTCGCCCGAGATTCGCGAGCGCATCTGTGCGGGCCTTGGCTTCCTCGGCGTTATGGTCGATCCGGAAAAAAATCTCAAACCTGCCGGGGTGATTTCGACAGACAGCAGCCGGGTTGTCGTCAAAGTGATGGAGACCAACGAAGAGGTTATGATCGTCAGGCAGACGAGGCGGGTGCTCGAGGGGCGGTAA
- a CDS encoding phosphoketolase family protein, with protein sequence MTEMTTPLSEQELELMNAYWRAANYLSVGQIYLMDNPLLKQPLSKEHIKPRLLGHWGTTPGLNFLYVHLNRIIRNRDLDIVYIAGPGHGGPALVANVWMEGTYSEYYPDVSFDESGMKRLFRQFSFPGGIPSHVAPETPGSIHEGGELGYSISHAYGAVFDNPDLVTACVVGDGEAETGPLATAWHSNKFLNPKRDGAVLPILHLNGYKIANPTVLARISHEELEQLMIGYGYKPYFVEGDDPATMHQMMAATMDRCFDEIAEIQRRARVEGVDERPIWPMIVFRSPKGWTGPKVVDGKPAEGNWRSHQVPFSTVRDNPEHMALLESWLKSYKAEELFTPDGVLLPELQELAPQGKKRMGDIPHANGGLLLKELRMPDFREYGIDVPKPGSVEAEAPKPMARFLRDIMKMNEKAANFRVFGPDETASNRLGELFEETNRTWMAEMIPSDDHLSHNGRVMEILSEHTCQGWLEGYLLTGRHGFFSCYEAFIHIIDSMFNQHAKWLKVTDTEIPWRRPIASLNYFLTSHVWRQDHNGFSHQDPGFIDHVVNKKSSVIRVYLPPDANSLLSVTNHCLRSRNYINVIVAGKQPAWQWLDMESALRHCTSGIGIWEWASNDAGEGEPDVVMACAGDVPTLETLAAVKILRKLAPELKIRVVNVVDLMTLQPKEEHPHGLDDRDFDDMFTTDKPIIFAYHGYPWLIHRLTYRRTNHRNLHVRGYKEEGTTTTPFDMVVMNDLDRFHLVADVVNRVSSLRPKAAYIKQYVRDRLIEHKEYIRKYGEDMPEVRDWRWED encoded by the coding sequence ATGACTGAAATGACAACCCCGCTCTCTGAACAGGAACTTGAATTGATGAATGCGTACTGGAGGGCGGCAAATTATCTATCCGTTGGTCAGATCTACCTGATGGATAATCCGCTTCTGAAGCAGCCGCTTTCCAAAGAACATATCAAGCCCCGCCTGCTCGGCCACTGGGGAACCACTCCCGGCCTCAATTTTCTCTACGTGCACCTGAACCGCATCATCCGTAACCGCGATCTCGACATCGTCTATATCGCCGGGCCGGGCCATGGCGGGCCTGCGCTGGTGGCGAACGTATGGATGGAGGGGACGTACAGCGAGTACTATCCGGACGTGTCGTTCGACGAGTCGGGCATGAAGCGGCTGTTCCGGCAGTTTTCGTTTCCGGGTGGCATTCCGAGTCACGTCGCGCCGGAGACCCCGGGATCGATCCACGAAGGCGGCGAGCTGGGCTACTCGATTTCGCACGCCTATGGCGCGGTATTCGACAACCCCGACCTCGTTACGGCCTGCGTGGTCGGCGACGGCGAAGCGGAGACCGGCCCGCTCGCCACAGCGTGGCACAGCAACAAGTTCCTGAACCCGAAGCGCGACGGGGCGGTGCTGCCGATTCTGCATTTGAACGGTTACAAGATCGCCAACCCGACCGTGCTGGCGCGCATTTCACACGAGGAGCTGGAGCAGCTCATGATCGGTTACGGCTACAAACCGTACTTCGTCGAGGGCGACGACCCGGCGACGATGCACCAGATGATGGCTGCGACGATGGATCGCTGCTTCGATGAGATCGCCGAAATCCAGCGCCGGGCGAGGGTCGAGGGCGTGGACGAACGTCCGATCTGGCCGATGATCGTGTTTCGCTCGCCGAAAGGGTGGACGGGGCCGAAGGTGGTTGACGGCAAGCCCGCCGAGGGGAACTGGCGCTCGCACCAGGTGCCGTTCAGCACGGTGCGCGACAATCCGGAGCACATGGCGCTGCTCGAATCGTGGCTGAAAAGCTACAAGGCCGAGGAGCTGTTCACGCCCGACGGCGTGCTTCTGCCGGAGCTTCAGGAGCTGGCTCCGCAAGGCAAGAAGCGCATGGGCGACATTCCTCACGCTAACGGCGGCCTGTTGCTCAAGGAGTTGCGTATGCCGGACTTCCGGGAGTATGGAATCGATGTGCCGAAGCCCGGTTCCGTGGAAGCCGAAGCGCCCAAGCCGATGGCCCGCTTTCTGCGCGACATCATGAAAATGAACGAGAAGGCGGCCAACTTCCGCGTTTTCGGGCCGGACGAGACCGCCTCGAACCGTCTCGGCGAGCTGTTCGAGGAGACCAATCGCACCTGGATGGCCGAGATGATTCCGTCCGACGATCATCTTTCGCACAATGGCCGCGTGATGGAAATTCTTTCCGAACACACCTGTCAGGGGTGGCTCGAAGGCTACCTGCTCACCGGACGCCACGGCTTTTTCTCCTGCTACGAGGCGTTCATCCACATCATCGATTCGATGTTCAACCAGCACGCCAAGTGGCTCAAGGTGACCGACACCGAAATTCCGTGGCGGCGGCCCATCGCCTCGCTCAACTATTTCCTGACCTCGCACGTGTGGCGGCAGGATCACAACGGCTTTTCGCATCAGGATCCGGGCTTTATCGACCACGTGGTCAACAAGAAGTCGAGCGTGATTCGCGTCTATCTGCCGCCGGACGCCAACTCGTTGCTGTCGGTGACGAACCACTGTCTGCGCTCGCGTAACTACATCAACGTGATCGTGGCAGGCAAGCAGCCCGCGTGGCAGTGGCTCGACATGGAGTCCGCCTTGCGGCACTGCACCAGTGGCATCGGCATCTGGGAGTGGGCCTCGAACGACGCGGGTGAGGGTGAGCCGGACGTGGTGATGGCCTGCGCGGGTGACGTGCCGACGCTCGAAACGCTGGCCGCCGTCAAGATTCTGCGCAAGCTCGCGCCGGAGCTGAAGATCAGGGTGGTCAACGTGGTCGATCTCATGACGTTGCAACCGAAGGAGGAGCATCCGCACGGCCTCGACGACCGCGATTTCGATGACATGTTTACCACTGACAAGCCGATCATCTTTGCCTATCATGGCTACCCATGGCTGATTCACCGCCTGACGTACCGCCGCACTAACCATCGCAACCTGCACGTGCGCGGCTACAAGGAGGAGGGCACGACGACAACGCCGTTCGACATGGTCGTGATGAACGACCTCGACCGCTTCCACCTCGTCGCCGACGTGGTCAACCGCGTCTCAAGCCTCAGGCCGAAGGCGGCGTACATCAAACAATACGTCCGCGACCGCCTGATCGAGCACAAGGAGTACATCAGGAAGTACGGTGAGGATATGCCGGAAGTGAGGGATTGGAGATGGGAGGATTGA
- the nifV gene encoding homocitrate synthase, with product MPAQTTSDTGSILKPWIIDTTLRDGEQAPGVVFNPHEKTRIAELLAEAGVDEIEIGYPAISEAERKVIREIAALNLPVRLTAWSRANMNDIELAAKSGTGAVHISFPISQLYMELMKKEYDWVQEQLHAMISKARGLFDFVSVGGQDATRADLSLLQRFMSDAEAAGAERLRIADTVGISTPGTVMALGAALREHSALPLEFHAHNDLGMATANAFTALEAGFEAVSVSVTGLGERAGNAALEELAMALALSGRFESRLDTAMLSTLCDTVALAAGRAIQDQKPVVGRSAFQHESGIHCAALLQDPLSYQPFLPSQVGRGDFEMVIGKHSGTAAIMEHFRRKGIEMSRDEARALLELIRNHADRLKRSLRTDEIDAIREGTLIKQA from the coding sequence ATGCCAGCCCAAACCACATCCGATACCGGATCGATCCTCAAGCCGTGGATCATCGATACGACCCTCCGGGACGGAGAGCAGGCGCCGGGCGTGGTGTTCAATCCGCATGAGAAAACACGCATCGCGGAGCTGCTGGCCGAAGCCGGGGTTGACGAAATCGAGATCGGCTATCCGGCAATCAGCGAAGCTGAGCGCAAGGTAATCCGCGAGATCGCCGCCCTGAACCTGCCCGTGCGGCTGACCGCGTGGTCGCGCGCCAACATGAACGACATCGAACTGGCCGCAAAGAGTGGAACCGGTGCGGTGCACATCAGCTTCCCGATTTCGCAGCTCTACATGGAGCTGATGAAAAAGGAGTACGACTGGGTGCAGGAGCAGCTCCACGCAATGATTTCGAAAGCTCGCGGCCTGTTCGACTTCGTGAGCGTCGGCGGGCAGGATGCCACGCGAGCCGATCTTTCGCTGCTGCAACGATTCATGAGCGACGCGGAAGCCGCCGGAGCTGAACGATTGCGCATCGCCGACACGGTGGGCATTTCAACGCCCGGCACGGTGATGGCGCTTGGCGCGGCGTTGCGCGAGCACTCTGCGCTGCCGCTTGAATTCCACGCGCACAACGACCTCGGCATGGCGACCGCCAACGCCTTCACGGCGCTCGAAGCGGGGTTCGAAGCCGTCAGCGTGTCGGTAACCGGTCTCGGCGAAAGGGCGGGCAACGCGGCGCTCGAAGAGCTGGCGATGGCGCTTGCGCTTTCCGGCCGATTCGAGTCTCGGCTCGACACCGCGATGCTTTCGACACTGTGCGATACGGTCGCCCTGGCCGCGGGGCGGGCGATTCAGGATCAGAAACCGGTCGTTGGGCGCTCGGCGTTCCAGCACGAATCGGGCATCCATTGCGCGGCCTTGCTGCAAGACCCGCTCTCCTACCAGCCATTCCTGCCGTCACAGGTCGGACGTGGCGACTTCGAGATGGTCATCGGCAAGCATTCGGGCACGGCGGCTATCATGGAGCACTTCCGGAGAAAAGGGATCGAGATGTCGCGTGACGAAGCGCGGGCACTGCTCGAACTGATCAGAAATCACGCCGACCGCCTCAAACGCTCGCTCAGGACGGACGAAATCGATGCCATCCGCGAAGGCACACTCATCAAGCAAGCTTAA
- a CDS encoding Sec-independent protein translocase subunit TatA/TatB: MDIGGPELLLVLAVILILFGGQKIPELARGLGKGIREFKKAQADIESEFNKAVDTVSDSSKPSKNSSVSD, from the coding sequence ATGGATATCGGTGGTCCGGAGTTACTGCTTGTTCTTGCGGTTATTCTGATTCTGTTTGGCGGGCAGAAAATTCCTGAACTGGCTCGCGGCCTTGGCAAGGGTATCAGGGAGTTCAAGAAAGCTCAGGCCGACATTGAGTCGGAATTCAATAAGGCGGTCGATACGGTATCTGATAGTAGCAAACCGTCAAAAAACTCCAGCGTTTCTGACTGA
- a CDS encoding addiction module protein, which produces MRASAEKIMQDALDLTPVERAKMIERLCQGFNNPREAEIDTAWAAEFESRLDAYKEGKIKASPVEEVMERINRR; this is translated from the coding sequence ATGAGAGCAAGCGCTGAAAAAATAATGCAGGATGCCCTCGACCTGACCCCAGTCGAAAGGGCAAAGATGATTGAGCGACTCTGTCAAGGCTTCAACAATCCCCGCGAAGCCGAGATCGATACCGCATGGGCTGCTGAATTCGAGTCAAGGCTCGACGCCTACAAAGAAGGCAAAATCAAAGCGTCGCCAGTCGAAGAGGTAATGGAAAGGATCAACAGGAGATGA
- a CDS encoding NAD(P)/FAD-dependent oxidoreductase: MLDIHNPTTDHQDIRDLTIIGGGPTGIFAAFQCGMNNISCRIIESMSQLGGQLAALYPEKHIYDVAGFPEVPAIDLVESLWAQAERYNPDVVLGEAVTKYTKLDDGTFETRTNAGNVYRSRAVLIAAGLGAFEPRKLPQLGNIDHLTGSSVYYAVKSVDNFKGKRVVIVGGGDSALDWTVGLLKNAESVTLVHRAKEFQGHGKTAHEVEQAKADGLIDVHLQTEVASIEESNGALTHVHLRSSNGEEWTVEADRLLILIGFKSNLGPLAGWDLELAENALVVDSHMKTSVDGLYAAGDIAHYPGKLKIIQTGLSEATMAVRHSLSYIKPGEKIRNVFSSVKMAKEKKAAEQEKKAE; encoded by the coding sequence ATGTTAGATATTCATAATCCAACGACCGACCATCAGGATATACGGGATCTGACCATCATCGGTGGTGGTCCTACGGGAATCTTCGCGGCGTTCCAGTGCGGTATGAACAACATCTCCTGCCGGATCATCGAGAGCATGTCGCAGCTCGGGGGCCAGCTCGCGGCTCTCTATCCCGAAAAGCATATCTACGATGTCGCGGGTTTTCCGGAAGTTCCGGCCATCGATCTGGTCGAGAGCCTCTGGGCTCAGGCCGAGCGATATAATCCCGATGTGGTGCTCGGCGAGGCGGTGACCAAATATACCAAGCTCGACGATGGCACGTTCGAGACCAGAACCAACGCAGGCAACGTCTATCGTTCACGCGCGGTGCTCATCGCGGCTGGACTCGGTGCATTCGAGCCGCGGAAGCTGCCGCAGCTCGGCAATATCGATCACCTGACCGGCAGTTCGGTTTACTACGCGGTCAAGTCGGTCGATAATTTCAAGGGCAAGCGTGTGGTGATTGTGGGCGGCGGCGATTCGGCGCTCGACTGGACGGTCGGCTTGCTGAAAAACGCCGAGTCGGTCACGCTGGTGCATCGCGCCAAGGAGTTCCAGGGGCACGGCAAGACTGCCCACGAGGTGGAGCAGGCCAAGGCGGATGGCTTGATCGACGTGCATCTGCAAACCGAGGTCGCCAGCATCGAGGAGTCGAATGGTGCATTGACGCACGTGCATCTGCGCTCAAGCAACGGCGAGGAGTGGACGGTCGAGGCCGATCGCCTGCTGATCCTCATCGGCTTCAAGTCGAACCTCGGCCCGCTGGCCGGATGGGATCTCGAACTGGCCGAGAATGCGCTGGTGGTTGATTCCCACATGAAAACTTCGGTTGACGGTCTCTATGCGGCGGGTGATATTGCCCACTATCCAGGCAAGCTCAAAATCATCCAGACCGGCCTGAGCGAGGCGACGATGGCGGTGCGCCACAGCCTTTCCTACATCAAGCCGGGCGAGAAGATTCGCAACGTCTTCAGCAGCGTCAAGATGGCCAAGGAAAAGAAAGCTGCCGAGCAGGAAAAGAAGGCTGAGTAA
- the hpt gene encoding hypoxanthine phosphoribosyltransferase, with translation MMTLPQKELISAERLQERVAELAREISDDLEGIDLLTVVCVLKGAFIFTADLVRHLTLPCRIEFIRASSYGEGRTSSGKVKLEHHETIELEGKHVLLVEDILDTGRTLSRIVAELEQQRPASMRVCALLDKPSRRSVLFEANYTGFTIPDHFVVGYGLDADERYRELPFIAIENR, from the coding sequence ATGATGACGTTGCCCCAAAAAGAGCTCATCTCCGCCGAACGGCTTCAAGAGCGCGTCGCTGAGCTGGCTCGGGAGATTTCCGACGATCTGGAAGGGATTGATCTGCTGACGGTGGTTTGCGTGCTGAAGGGGGCGTTCATCTTCACAGCCGATCTGGTGCGTCACCTGACCCTGCCCTGCCGCATCGAGTTCATCCGGGCTTCGAGTTATGGCGAAGGGCGCACCTCATCCGGCAAGGTCAAGCTCGAACATCATGAAACCATCGAGCTTGAAGGCAAGCACGTGCTGCTGGTGGAGGATATTCTCGACACGGGGCGCACCCTCTCGCGCATCGTAGCCGAACTGGAACAGCAGCGACCGGCCTCCATGCGCGTCTGCGCCCTGCTCGACAAGCCCTCGCGCCGGAGCGTCCTATTCGAAGCGAACTATACGGGCTTCACGATTCCTGACCACTTCGTCGTCGGCTACGGCCTCGACGCTGACGAGCGGTATCGCGAACTGCCGTTCATCGCCATCGAAAACCGCTGA